cgtgacgtcacgtgaatacccggtggggtgccaatacgtttggacaaaagtgactactaagtgttttgacatttcatgtaaaaactgcagtcattatggaattctacttattattatactgcatagaacagtattttggcggcggggctacacatgacgtcacgtgaatacccggtggggtgccaatacttttggacaaaagtgtattgactgggggccaatacttgtggaatcattggattgatagtgtggagttgatagttacatgtattgagagtgtgctttacatctacagagagaacaaaataattttaagaattccccattcaagtctatgggaaaaaaatacccctttgagcttccataccgggaattccggaattccgatcgcttataaaagtcatagcacacctgtcctcaacgagccggtcgatttgatacctcattcatgggtctaggacaaaagctgcgggacaagttacgcgccgaaaaagtgtccggaagaagaataatattaactagaatgtacatttcctgaagaaaatgtgaatggtgcttgcacgtggcaaattcccctcatcatgctgagtgttttgatatatgacatgtccatgttgtgctaactttttgatttcgcttactttggaggtggggctacacgtgacatcacgtgacgtgaccaaaacatgcgtgaggcagttcccctcatcgggctgaatgttttgatatattacatgtccatgttgtgcaaactttttgatttcgcttattttgggggcggggctacacgtgacgtcacgtgacgtcaccaaaacacgcgtgaggcagttcccctcatcgtgctatgttttgatatatgacatgtccatgttgtgcaaactttttgatttcgcatattttgggggcggggctacacgtgacgtcacgtgacgtgaccaaaacacgcgtgaggcagttgacctcatcgggctgagtgttttgatatatgacatgtctatgttgtgcaaaatttttgatttcgcttattttgggggcagggctacacgtgacgtcacgtgacgtcaccaaaacacacgtgaggcaattcccctcatcgggcagagtgttttgatatatgacacatccatgttgtgcaaaatttatgatttcgcttatcttgggggcggggctacacgtgacgtcacgtgaatacccggtggggtgccaatatttttggacaaaagtgactactaagtgttttgacatttcatgtaaaaactgcagtcattatggaattctacttattattatactgcatagaacagtttttgggggcggggctacacgtgacgtcacgtgaatacccggtggggtgccaatacttttggacaaaagtgtattgactgggggccaatacttgtgaaatcattggattgatagtgtggagttgatagttacatgtattacatgtataaaagctgcgggacaagttacgtgccgaaaaagtgtccggaagaagaagaagaagaagaaggaggaggaggaggaggaggaggaggaggaggagaagaagaagaagaagtgggctacacgtgacgtcagttcccctcatcgggctgagtgttttgatgtatgacgtccatgttgtgcaaaatttttgatttcgctcattttgggggcggggttacacgtgacgtcacgtggtgTCGAGTGCCGCCAGcagggggccaatacttttggacacattggattgatagtgtggcgttgatagttacatgtattgagagtctcctttacatctacagtcactaggagaacacaggagagaagcggtgcctgagctctgcgcacgctgcgtgtgtgagagcttaaaggaatttcaggaatttcccattcatttctatgggacTTTTTTTGCCGCTTTTTCGTCCGCTGTGCGAACACCATGGTTggtcggatcgcttataaaagtcatagcacacctctcctcaatgagccggtcgatttgacacctcattcatgggtctagcacaaaagctgcgggactagttacgcgccgaaaaagtgtccggaagaagaagaagaagaagtatgcaagagaacaagaatgtgctttagcaagcacattaataagtatgcaagagaacaagaatgtgctttagcaagcacattaataataataataataataataataataataataataataataataagtatgcagaataacaataatgatgctttgcaagcaccattaattatgcaagagaacaagaatgtgctttagcaagcacattaataataataagtatgcaagagaataagaatgtgctttgcaagcacattaataataagtatgccagagaacaagaatgtgctttagcaagcacattaataataataataataataataataataataataataataataataataataactagatttgtaaagttcctCGAGACAAACtttttgatgttggctttgacggtgcaagtattcgcaaaggccgttgctttttggaggcgagtggacataagggtcagtgttacttttggaggcaagtggacagaaagattgtgaaagctactggaccgctagggtgccaatacttttggaggcgagcggacatgagcatgtgacgtgatctaGGGTGACCAGATTtgggtgtgtgaaaaagaggacACTTCAGCCCGGGGGGGTGGGGATATGTGAATTCATACAAATGTGTCAACAGACATGGTACATGGTgatgtcggaacttagagcccgcctCCAAGCTGACATATCACAAGGGTGATTATACTTATAACTATAACTGTTTTGTCATCTACCTTAGCTAAATCCTTCTGAGTACACTATAATTGATGTTGATGAAATTAgtgagaaaactcctcagacctggatgagaatgagcaaaaacttctttattgcagtcagtCAATCATCCATTCCATTGAACTCaaggcaaacaaaaatcactaagtcaaaaaagaacaaatgaaaaacccaaaagagcATTCACAGGTAACCTAAAATAACTCCTTTGCAAAACAAAgtatcaaaagaataaaagagctgCAGCATCAAGAGATGGCCTAGCCGTCCAAACGAGCTACTCTCCTCACGAAAAGAACTGTCCTCTCCAGTGAGATTTCacctcaatatataccctggcgccTCTAGGCGCCTCCTCTTGTAATCTGCATACTCTCTGGCAATTTCCCATTATTTCTCAAAGTTGTCTCTGAAGCCCCACCTGGTCATTTACATGCTTCTTCTGAAATCCCCTTATTTCCCCGAAATTACCTCATACGCCTCCTTAGTGACCTAATATCCTGTTTTTTTgaattccccttatttcccagaatcATCAGCTGATGCTTACTCATACGCCCATGTATgggttttcctcttttcttagTTTCCTATTATTTTCGGCCTTTTTCgtcactgttattaaaaaatatgctcAAGAGAGCTCTGCTTCCTAGTTGGTATCACATTTGTCGTTCAGCCTTTCACGACGGACGCTTCGTGGATTACTCCTCTGTTtcagctacaatgagtaagtttttcttatttctcttattattattattatattactttacTGATTATATGTTAACGATTATATGTTAGTTTTATGAGATTAACTCTGTCATAAGTTCTTACTTCTACTTGgttatattatattgctacTGTTGCTAAGCTTTATTGCTGTAATGTTACTTTGTATGTTATCTTAGAGTCTTTAATGTTGACTCTCTTAAGCTTTGCTGACCTTTTGAACTTTACTATGATCTCAGTCTGGCCCTTCAGACTGGGCTTGTTTATTGCATATTTTAAGCTTTAGTTCCTCTATTGCTAGTTCCTCTATTTCTATTGAAGGCTACTCCCTTTTCCCCTTAGGTTCTCAACCTCAGGGTCAGCCAATTCGTCCTGGTCACACCATCTGGATTTCTCGGTCTACTCCCTATAGGAGGCCAATTCCTGCTGAAGTGTTAACCACTTTCCGTCACTATCACCTGAGTCATCTGTCTCATGAGCTTTGCTCCTTCCTGGAACGACTGTGTTCTCCTACACTTCCTGAGCAACCTCTCACGCCTTTTCACATTGTGCAAACGCCTATGACTCGGTCTTTCTCGACTCAGACACTCCTGCTTCCTGTCCTGGTGGACCAAAGGACACAAACAGATGGTTGTCCTCATGCTGAACCTTGCTGCCCTGGGCTGACCTCTCCTGCCTCCCCTCCTCGTGTCTCATCTCCTCCTTTCGCCTATATACGCCCTCTCTCTCCTACTTGGGCCTCTTCCCCTTCTAATTCTGAACCTGGTTCCCCAGGCTTTGtcccttcttctccctctcctaGGCCTGGATCTCCAGACTACACTCCTACTTCCCCCAGGCCTGATAGCTCTGGgtctcactattattattaagtttctTTGTAATAAACTCCTTCTTTCCTTATCATACCTTCtgagtcctgtgtgttttatttatgcattagttatatattactTTACTCTTATTATGACATCTGAGATCTATTCTCATGTATCTTATGATACCAATCATAATACTCTTAAAGTATGATCCCTACTTCTTTGGGGCACTTCTATAATGTAAGATTTTGCACAACATCGATCTTTCACAACATCACTCCCCCCTTTGAAACTGGAAAGTTTCAACTATTCAAATGAACGCGTGCTGCAGCGAAACGTGACATGTGGTACTTGTACCACAAAACTTGAAAACTTGAAAActtgaaaaaaacataaaacgtCAAAAGCAAACGATGAAAATaaagcaagaaaacaaacaaaaaccaacaaaaaacacacaaaaaacaaacatcactCCCCCATCACAacatcaaaaacacacaacatcaacaaaaaaacacacaaaaaacaaacatcactCCCCCATCACAacatcaaaaacacacaacatcaacaaaaaacacacaaaaaacaaacatcactCCCCCATCACTCAAACACAAATATCTGACACCAAGGCACCCATTCTCAAAGTAAGGTGAACAAGGAGTGAGCGAAAAACCCTCCGGAGGCCAATTTGAGGGAAAATTCTCACTCTGCCCGCACGTAGCGCGACAGTGACGCCACTATCACCAAGGTCACCATTTTCGCACAAGAAAGACATATAACACATACTAACAGTCAGTCCGTAAGAAGGGGAACGGTCCCGTTACTTCCACCAC
The Tachysurus vachellii isolate PV-2020 chromosome 13, HZAU_Pvac_v1, whole genome shotgun sequence genome window above contains:
- the LOC132856308 gene encoding uncharacterized protein LOC132856308; this encodes MGFPLFLVSYYFRPFSSLLLKNMLKRALLPSWYHICRSAFHDGRFVDYSSVSATMSSQPQGQPIRPGHTIWISRSTPYRRPIPAEVLTTFRHYHLSHLSHELCSFLERLCSPTLPEQPLTPFHIVQTPMTRSFSTQTLLLPVLVDQRTQTDGCPHAEPCCPGLTSPASPPRVSSPPFAYIRPLSPTWASSPSNSEPGSPGFVPSSPSPRPGSPDYTPTSPRPDSSGSHYYY